A single Larimichthys crocea isolate SSNF chromosome VIII, L_crocea_2.0, whole genome shotgun sequence DNA region contains:
- the dnaja2a gene encoding dnaJ homolog subfamily A member 2a, with protein sequence MATVVDTKLYDILGVSPSASENELKKAYRKLAKEYHPDKNPNAGDKFKEISFAYEVLTNPEKKELYDRYGEQGLREGGGGGPGMDDIFSHIFGGGLFGFMGGQGSRSRNGGRRRGEDMVHPLKVSLEDLYNGKTTKLQLSKNVLCSTCNGQGGKTGAVQKCTTCRGRGMRIMIRQLAPGMVQQMQSVCTDCNGEGEVISEKDRCKKCEGKKVVKEVKILEVHVDKGMKHGQKITFGGEADQAPGVEPGDIVLVLQEKDNETFRRDGNDLFMNHKIGLVEALCGFQFMLKHLDGRQIVVKYPAGKVIEPGSVRVVRGEGMPQYRNPFEKGDLYVKFDVQFPDNNWISPEKLVELEDMLPSRSEPPIITGDTEEVDLQDYDVSQSSSSGGRREAYNDSSDDEGGHHGPGVQCAHQ encoded by the exons ATGGCGACTGTTGTCGACACAAAACTATACGACATCCTCGGAGTGTCTCCCTCCGCGTCTGAAAACGAGCTGAAGAAG GCATACCGGAAACTGGCAAAAGAGTACCACCCCGACAAGAACCCAAATGCTGGAGACAAA TTCAAGGAAATCAGTTTTGCCTATGAGGTGCTGACCAACCCTGAAAAGAAGGAACTTTATGATCGCTATGGAGAACAAGGTTTGCGggaaggaggtgggggtggCCCAGGGATGGACGATATCTTCTCCCATATCTTTGGCGGTGGACTCTTTGGATTCATGGGTGGCCAGGGGAGTCGCTCCAGAAACGGAGGTcggcggagaggagaggacatgGTCCACCCACTCAA GGTGTCACTGGAGGACCTTTACAATGGGAAAACAACTAAACTACAACTTAGCAAGAATGTACTGTGTAGCACTTGCAATGG GCAGGGAGGCAAGACGGGTGCCGTACAAAAATGTACAACATGTAGGGGGCGTGGCATGCGCATCATGATCAGACAGCTGGCCCCGGGGATGGTCCAACAGATGCAGTCTGTGTGTACCGACTGTAACGGAGAAG GTGAAGTTATCAGTGAGAAAGACCGCTGTAAAAAATGTGAGGGCAAAAAAGTCGTGAAGGAAGTGAAGATTCTGGAGGTACACGTGGACAAAGGCATGAAGCACGGCCAGAAAATTACTTTTGGAGGGGAGGCTGACCAGGCACCTGGCGTCGAGCCTGGGGATATAGTCCTTGTCCTGCAGGAAAAAGATAACGAG ACATTCAGACGAGACGGCAATGACCTGTTCATGAACCACAAGATCGGGCTGGTGGAGGCGCTGTGCGGCTTCCAGTTTATGCTGAAACACTTAGATGGAAGACAGATCGTTGTGAAGTACCCTGCTGGAAAAGTCATTGAACCAG GCTCAGTCAGGGTGGTGCGAGGAGAAGGCATGCCACAGTACCGAAACCCTTTTGAGAAGGGAGATCTGTATGTGAAGTTCGATGTCCAGTTCCCCGACAACAACTGGATCAGCCCCGAGAAACTTGTG GAACTAGAGGACATGCTGCCCTCACGGTCAGAGCCGCCCATCATCActggagacacagaggaggtcGACCTGCAAGATTACGACGTCAGCCAGAGCTCGTCGTCGGGCGGCCGCAGAGAGGCCTACAACGACAGCTCTGACGACGAGGGTGGCCACCACGGGCCTGGGGTACAGTGTGCCCACCAGTag
- the neto2a gene encoding neuropilin and tolloid-like protein 2, with protein sequence MHRAWILFFLIEEGFALAQRTKDSPSEHGGQTPNQNDCGTWVRSINGGVFTSPNYPNTYPPNKECVYILEALPRQRIQLTFDKNYYIEPSFECRFDHIEIRDGPFGFSPLIDRFCGGKNPGLVTSTGRFMWIKFTSDEELEGLGFHIKYTFIADPDFHLHVGGLLNPIPDCQFEIGGWDGIIRSSQVEEEERVKPGDALDCIWTIRAPPHSKIYLRFMDYQMEHSNECKKNFVAVYDGSSAIENLKAKFCSTVANDVMLDNGVGVVRMWADEKSRLSRFRMLFTSFVDPPCSANSFFCHSNMCINNSLVCNGVQNCVYPWDENHCKEKRSNGLFHQITKTHGTVIGVSSGIVLVLLIISILVQMKQPRKKVVARRPGVFNKAGFQEVFDPPHYELFSLRDKEISSDLADLSELDSFHKLRRSSTMSRCVHEHHCGSQASVATGGGSMKHSRTTLSSMELSYHNDFSKPPPMKTFNSTSTYKKSCYGYKQHSQTHDCDQQVIEDRVTEEIPCEIYGRGGGGAGGGATGGGAMGGGGGASGIAGGGIGGAMGITGGMTMPGGMSMAGGVSMAGPSGIAGGIGGGMAGACGTLSIRGNSARNSTTIVDPQQRSMSMDF encoded by the exons ATGCACAGAG CGTGGATACTCTTCTTTCTAATAGAAGAGGGTTTCGCTCTGGCACAGAGGACTAAAG ATTCCCCAAGCGAACATGGCGGCCAGACCCCTAACCAGAACGACTGTGGCACGTGGGTCCGCAGCATCAATGGCGGGGTGTTCACATCGCCAAACTACCCCAACACCTACCCACCCAACAAAGAGTGTGTTTACATCCTGGAAG CTCTTCCCAGGCAAAGGATTCAGCTCACTTTTGATAAGAATTACTACATCGAGCCATCATTCGAATGCCGCTTCGATCACATCGAAATCCGTGATGGGCCGTTTGGGTTCTCACCACTCATTGATCGCTTCTGTGGGGGAAAGAACCCGGGCCTGGTTACATCAACAGGACGTTTCATGTGGATCAAGTTCACCAGCGATGAGGAGCTGGAAGGCCTTGGCTTCCACATCAAGTACACTTTCATTGCAG ACCCTGATTTCCATCTGCACGTGGGCGGACTGCTAAACCCCATACCAG ACTGTCAGTTTGAAATCGGTGGATGGGATGGGATTATTCGCTCCAGTcaggtggaggaagaagagagagttAAGCCTGGTGATGCTCTGGACTGTATCTGGACCATCAGGGCTCCTCCACACTCCAAG ATCTACCTGCGCTTTATGGACTACCAGATGGAACACTCTAATGAGTGCAAGAAGAACTTTGTGGCCGTGTACGATGGCAGCAGCGCCATCGAAAACCTCAAGGCCAAGTTCTGTAGCACCGTGGCCAATGATGTGATGCTGGATAACGGTGTGGGAGTCGTGCGGATGTGGGCTGACGAAAAGAGCAGACTCAGCCGGTTCCGCATGCTCTTCACCTCATTTGTTGACC CCCCCTGTTCAGCCAATTCGTTCTTCTGCCACAGCAACATGTGTATCAACAACTCTCTGGTGTGCAATGGGGTTCAGAACTGTGTCTACCCATGGGATGAAAACCACTGCAAAG AGAAGCGATCGAATGGCCTTTTTCATCAGATCACTAAGACCCATGGCACTGTCATTGGTGTCTCATCTGGCATAGTTCTGGTTCTTCTTATCATCTCCATCCTGGTCCAGATGAAGCAGCCAAGGAAAAAG GTTGTAGCTCGCCGGCCTGGTGTTTTCAACAAGGCAGGCTTCCAGGAGGTCTTCGACCCGCCCCACTACGAGCTCTTCTCTCTGCGTGACAAGGAGATATCGTCAGATTTAGCCGACCTGTCTGAGCTCGACAGCTTCCACAAGTTGCGGCGCTCCTCCACCATGTCCCGCTGTGTCCACGAGCACCACTGTGGCTCGCAAGCCTCAGTGGCTACAGGCGGGGGCAGCATGAAGCACAGCCGCACCACCCTAAGCTCCATGGAGCTGTCCTACCACAACGACTTCTCCAAGCCACCACCAATGAAGACTTTCAACTCCACGTCTACTTACAAGAAGAGCTGCTACGGCTACAAGCAGCATTCACAGACTCACGACTGCGACCAGCAGGTCATTGAGGACCGTGTCACAGAGGAGATCCCGTGTGAGATCTATGggcgtggaggaggaggagccggaGGAGGTGCCACAGGTGGAGGAGcaatgggaggaggagggggagcatCAGGGATTGCAGGAGGTGGGATTGGAGGAGCAATGGGGATAACAGGAGGAATGACCATGCCAGGGGGAATGAGTATGGCGGGAGGAGTGAGCATGGCGGGGCCTAGTGGCATCGCTGGTGGTATTGGTGGAGGCATGGCAGGAGCCTGCGGAACCCTTAGTATCCGTGGCAACAGCGCTCGAAACAGCACCACCATAGTTGACCCACAACAGCGCTCCATGTCCATGGACTTCTAG